Genomic window (Lewinellaceae bacterium):
AAGCGGGAGTCTTAATCCTACTCTGGTCTGGATATGTACTCTGACAGTACGCGGCTATTTTGCAGGACGAAAACGAGCAAAAGTCTTAATCCTACTCTGGTCTGGATATGTACTCTGACGAACGGCCTAAACCCTGTTGTGGCTGTATCGTTTGGGTCTTAATCCTACTCTGGTCTGGATATGTACTCTGACCCCGGTTGACAACCGGGTAAAGAACATCCCTACGGCGTCTTAATCCTACTCTGGTCTGGATATGTACTCTGACACCTACCTATCTCATCCTCTACGTCTACTATGTCTTTTGTCTTAATCCTACTCTGGTCTGGATATGTACTCTGACATAATGGAGCTGGTACTTAGGGATGGCATCCTAAGGGTCTTAATCCTACTCTGGTCTGGATATGTACTCTGACAGAAACTCCTACCACGTAAGGGCAAGACTAAGTAATCGTCTTAATCCTACTCTGGTCTGGATATGTACTCTGACCCGCCCATTCAGAGCGTAGACATTGACTACAGCCGAGTCTTAATCCTACTCTGGTCTGGATATGTACTCTGACGTGAACAAAGATGGTCAATCAGTGGACAAGTCCGGGTCTTAATCCTACTCTGGTCTGGATATGTACTCTGACGAATTGGTCTGAACATTGCGAAGGGCTAGTCATGTCTTAATCCTACTCTGGTCTGGATATGTACTCTGACGTGGGGGTTCGAGGAGTAAAGTGTTAAAGTTTTACGATTGTCTTAATCCTACTCTGGTCTGGATATGTACTCTGACTCTGGTACGTCGTGGAAGGCCGGGAGGAAATCATCGGTCTTAATCCTACTCTGGTCTGGATATGTACTCTGACTGTTTGTCATGGGGCCTACCGTTTTTTAGGGATTATGGGTCTTAATCCTACTCTGGTCTGGATATGTACTCTGACAAAGAAAGGAGTACATCGTATTCAGCAAAGGTCTTAATCCTACTCTGGTCTGGATATGTACTCTGACGACGATTGAAGAAGGAATCAAGTTTGGCATTAATGGTCTTAATCCTACTCTGGTCTGGATATGTACTCTGACAATACGACGAGGAAATTATGCATATAAGCTCTTACGAGTCTTAATCCTACTCTGGTCTGGATATGTACTCTGACGGCTGCGGTAGCGGCCTTTCGCAATCATTTCCACCAGTCTTAATCCTACTCTGGTCTGGATATGTACTCTGACTGCAGCATTTATGTTTGAAGCAGCGTGCACTATTGTCTTAATCCTACTCTGGTCTGGATATGTACTCTGACAAATTCAAGAAATGAATCAGCAGGAGCTCCAGGCAGCGTCTTAATCCTACTCTGGTCTGGATATGTACTCTGACTCTATTTTTCACATCGTGCTGTCCACCAATCACTTAGCATGCTGAATTTGTAAATTTTAACACTTTTTAACATGGGTTTTTCCGGTTTTAGCAGTTTTTGAGGTGGAAAATGTGACAGTGAAGCTACGTTTTTTCCATCAATAAAACAAGGTGTTGGGCGGATCGGTGAGGGATTGCACCTGAATATCTTTGCCGATGATCTTCATGCTGCTGATGGTGGCGGCCTGTACCGGTACGAGCAGGATGCTGTCCTGGTTGTCGTAGGCCTGTTGTACTTCCCGGAGGGTATCGTTGATCTCCTGGAAGGCTTGCTGGGGGGTGCGGGCCATATAGACTGACTTCTGGATGCGGATGCAGCCTTTGCTCAGCAGGTATTTGGCGATGTGGTTGCGGACGCGGTCGTCCTCAATGTCGTACATGACGAGAAACAGCATATCATAAGGATTATCGGAAGGGCGGTTAACCAATTGGAGAATTTGGCGGATGCGCTCGTTGAGCGGCTGGCTTTCTTCAGGCGGTTCCTGAGCCCTTTGTTTGTCTGGCGCCTGGCTTTCCAGTCCGGCTTCGCGAATCTTTCGCAGCTTTTCTTTGAGGTTGTAGGCTATTTTCCTGGGCCGGGCCATGGATCAGTTATTTTCACCGTTCAACAATTCGTAGAGGAGCTGATGGGCAATGTTCGCCAACTCGGCGTGGCTGCCGCTTTTGGTCGTCTTGACTACCGAGAAGCCTCTCTTGCCGAAAAAGACATTCACCTCCGCCCAATGCTGGCCGGCAGCGACGGTTAGTTTTTTACCATACTGAATAGACTCCACCTTAGCCAGGCCAATACCCAACTCCTGCAGGGCCTGTTCTACCCGGGGCATGACCGACTCCAGTTCGGGCGGCACATAGGCGTCCCGTTTTTTCCGGGGCCGGAAATTGGGGTTGAGCTTTTGCTTGATCTGCAGCAGCACCTCATCACTCAGGGGTTCTTTGTCGGTTTTTTCTCCGGCAGGCGATTGCTCCCGGAGGGCTTTGTGGGCAATGGCTACCTCGCGCTGGGCATCCGGCAGGCTGGCGTCGAAGAACTGCTCCAGCGCCACAGACTCTGCCTGAGGGTTGAAATAGGCATGCGGGTCGACGCTGAAAAAACAGGCGCGGGTGGTGTCGTGGGTGCGGGTGTCGATCACCTTTTCCAACTGATACTGTAAGGCAAGGGCCTGGAGGAAGGCTTTGTAGAACAAGGCGTACAAGCCGGGGTCGAAACACGGTGCCGTCAATTTGAACAGCAGCTTCAGCCCGTCGCCGCCCGGAGAAGTAAACAACAGGAGCAAACGGCTATCCTGACATAACCGCTCCGCTACTTCCCGCCGCGAGAGTTGCGCCTGCTCAAAATGGTCGAGGTCGATGACGAAATACTGGATGGCGGCAAAATTTTCGCGCCGCCGGTAAGGCGGATGGAAACTGCCGCAAACAAAATAAGGCAGCTGCTTTTTGAGGCGGGCGTACTGCTTGGCATCCATCGTGCGTACCATACGAAGGCGTTCGACCTGCTGCCGCAGGTTGTCTTTCGGGCGGGCAATGCCCTGAAAGACGCGTTCTACCGGAATCTTTCGAAGCTCGTCGTCAGGTTGAGTGATGTTCAATCCAAAATACAGCATAATTCAAATTCAATAAATTTATCGGAATGGAAGGTTGAAATTGGGAATGCGCGGAGGTACTTACCCTTTCGGCCCCTTCACCCAACACTTTGCTGAAAAAACTTTGCCAGCTGGTGCGCGTACCGCTGGATGTGAAAGGCACGGGACCGTTCCACGCCCTGCTGTTGCACCACCTCCGCCAGGTAGTCGTTCACCGATTGGATGAGGATGCGTTTGCCCAGCCCCTCCAGCCATACGCCGCCGTTGCGCTCCACGAAGCACTCTTCGGGGAAGGCGTCCTGGCGACATAGTTGTATGGCCACAAAGTCGATCCATACCCGATATCGTTCGATGACATCGTAGACCAGTACCGGCCGGTTGTAGTCATCGCGGTGAAAAACGCCGATGTAAGGGTCAATGCCCGCTTTGATCAGGGCGCCTTCCACCTTGCCGTAGAGCATGCCATATCCATAGTTGAGCAGCGCATTGAACCGGTCGGTGGCCGGGTGCTTGCTCCGGCTTTCAAAGCGGTAGGCCGGCGGCAACACTTCGTTTAAAGCCTGAAAATAGCGCCGCGAGGCGGCCCCTTCCCAGCCGCGCATGGAGGGCGCCACATCGGAGATGACCTCCCCTTCGGCTTGCCCCAGTTTGTTTTTGTGGTCCTCCAGGGCATTGATGGCACGCTGAATGATGCGCTGGGCTTTGTCGTCTTCCGTTTCCAGCGCCAGCAGGTGGGCGATCTGGGTGTCCATTTTGTACTGTAACAGCTCCTTAGCCCAATCCACCGCTTTGGAGGAAAAGATAAATTCCACCTGGTTCTTCCGGATGGTGGAAATGGAGCCATATTTGATGCTCCACACCCGGCCCTGCGGCATGCCCATTCCGTCGATGAACAGCAGGTCGATCTCGTGTTCAATAGCCAGCAGTACTGCGTCGGAGCTCACTTTAGCGCCCTTGCTTACCGAGATGGACCGCACCTGGGATGGCGCAATGTGATCTTTGCCTTCCTGGGTGTAAATGACGAAACGGTCGCCTTCGCGCTGCAGGGAGGTGCCATAGGAATTGAGGATGATGTGCATGGCTATTGGTTTTTCCTTTGTTGCTGCTTAAGCTGCCGGATAGCCACTTCCGGCTGCCGTTGGTTGAATCCCTGCACCCAAAAGCCGTCGTTGAGGTGCAGCCGCTCGCTGGCGCGGGTCAGAGCAGTGTAGAACCAGCGGTACAGGGCATTATCGCGCTGCACATAGACCGATTTTTGGATGTTGAGAAAGACCTGGGGCCATTCGCCGCCCTGTGCCTTGTGACAGGTGATGACGTAACCGAACTTGGCGCGCAAAGCGTTGAGGTAAGGGTCAGTGCGCATCGCTCTTTGGTAAGCTTCGGATTTGCGCTTCACGCCCTCTTTGCGCATGCGCTGGTCGAAGTCGATGAGCAGGCGGCGCGACTCATCCGGCTGCAGGCCGGGAAAATCGTTGTACAGGAGTTCGCGGATGAGCAACGTTTGGTATACCTCGGGCTTGTTGACGTTTTGCAAGCGGACCTCAAGAAAGGTAAACCCCGCTTGCTTTCCCGCCGGCTTTACGCTTTTCACCACCACCTGGTCGCCGTTGCTTAGCGGCACATAGTAGCTGTTTTGCACCACCATGAGCAGTTCGCCTTCCTGCAGGTTTTTGTGCCCCTGTAAGCTGAGGCGCAGCCGGTGGTTGAGGCGGCGGCAGTGCCCATTGGCATTGGTGATCATGAGGGCTTCCGGGTAATCCCGCTTTTGCAGGTAGGGCATATAGGCCTCGATTAATGCCTGCTCGTTGGCATGCAGGTAGGCACCTTGCTGGCGAGGCGCCATAATCTTGGGCCATTTCTGGTACTGTTCCTTCAGGATATCGGCGCGGAAGCGGCCGGCCAGCTCCAGGATCTCCGACTGGGCATCCTGCCGCACGATCTCGAACAGCTCGGCGTAGCGCACAGCAACCTCGTACTCATCGCGCAGATACCTCGGGCTGAGGGCCGGCGAAAAGGATTCGGCGCTCACCGGCGGCAGCTGGCAGGGGTCGCCGACAAAAACCACCCGTTGGCCCCGGGTAAAGGCCAGGAAGTCGACCAGCAGGTGGCCGGAGCCAAATTTGGCGACCTGCCCGCCCGTCGTAGCCGTATTGGGGATCATGGAGGCTTCGTCGACAATGTACACCACTTCCTGATCGTAAAGCGGCTGCTGGCGGACTCCAAATTGCAGGGTCAGTTGTTCCCCCTTCCCGGCGGGGGCGTCCAATCCCTCGAGTTCATCGAATTGATAAATGCAGGAGTGGATGGTGGAGGCTTCCCGTCCCGTTTTTTCGGCCAGCACCTTGGCGGCACGCCCGGTAGTGGCCAGCAGCACGGCCTTCACCTGTTGCTTTTCCAGCCAGCGGACGTAATCGCCCACGAGGGTGGTCTTGCCGGTGCCGGCATAACCGCGCAGCACAAAACAGCGGCTGCCTTCTTCCCGGGTGAAGGCCTGGAGTTTGGCCAGAGCTTCGGTTTGGTGGTGGGTGAGTTGGAAGGTGGGCATGGGTTAACAGGCTCTGAATTGGATGAATTGGAAGTGGACTGTTTGAGTCGCATCGTCCTGGCTGGTCAGTTGACGAGAGGGCGAAACAGGATAAGGAATCTGACCGTTCTTCAAATCATGGGCTTTCATATCATGATTTTTAGCTATTCTTCCATCAATTGCTTAATCCATTGATTGATTTGATCAAACGACGTCCTGGGGTTGAAAAGCTGATCGAGCTTTTCAAAGAGAATGCTAGTGTCCATGTTTTCCTCTTCCAATGTCTGTTCTATTAGTTGAAGAGACACCGGATTGAAATTATGGGCGCCGATGGATTGGTTGCGCAAATCAGCAAGCCGGCGGACCTTCTTCAGAAAAGACGCCATATTTTCATCGTAGTATTCCAGTAAAGCGATCCAAACCGGGATGGTGGGTATTCGCTCCAGGTCCAATTTCACCTTTCCGGCCTTATCAAGTGTATAAGCTTCGATAAATGATTTGAGCGCCTCATTGTCCTTCTTATCCAGAATATTTTGAATATCCTTTTTCCAGGAGTAGAAATTGAAGTTCAGGCCAATTTTCGTGCAGGCATAATATTTTGCCAGGCCTTCCAGGATACGGAAAACGCGGAAAAGAAAATCTACATAAGCTTCTTGTTCAAATTTTATCTTCGCATTCAGATACACTTCCCGGAGTAATTCGAATTCTTCTTCCTCTATTTCCCGGGTTTCCAGGATCAGCCTGTCTTTCCAACTATTCTGGCTGAGGTGGCTGGCGCTAAACACCGCCCGCTCAAAGTCGAAATTTAAGCGGTGTTCAGCATAAGCAGATAAGGCTTTGACATCATCATTAACCTCAAGTTGTTTGATCGCTGGATAGTTGAATGTTTGGAGGTAACTTTCCAGTTTGGCTTTGGTGCTCTCCTTGAGGTATTTTTCCGGGAAACGAAGTGGGTTGCAGGATCTCGTGCTTTCATTCACGCTTAGCAAATGGAGCCTTTTTCCGTATACATTCAAGCCGTTTAGCAAAAGCGAAGTATTGATCGCATCGATACCTCCCTGATTGAGTAAATAAACCTGGCCGTACTGCTCCAGGCTGGTGAACGGTTTAACTCGAATAACCTCAGATACCTGGCTGTACATAGAATCGAGATAAACCACATTTTCGCCCAGCAGCTTTATCCTGATGTCAAATTCATCCTGCTTTTTATGAAATCTTTTAGGCAATAACTTCTTCAGCACATCGGCAAAAAAGAGCGTGTCATTATTTTTATACCGGCTTCCAATGTGAGGAGCCTGCTGATCCGTTCCGACCAAAACAATGGTGTCGATCCGTTCATGTTTCTGGAAAAGCCACTCCAGCGCCGGCTGAAGGATGGGGAACTCCAGCTTTCCCTGAATCTGGTTGAATTTTTTTAGAATAAATTCTCCTCCCTGGCGAGCGAGAAAACTATGCTTCCCATTCGATTCATAATAGAGAGGCGCTATGGCCTCAGGCCCAAATTTTTCTTCCAAAACCTGGCGGCTTATGGCAACATCTCTGGTGCCCAGCGTAACGATCAGGCCAATTTTCATGATTTTATTTTTTCTCTTTGGGTGGTGGTTGAAGCGTAAGTTGCTTGCCTTGCAGGCGAGCCTTAACTTCTACTATTGTTCCATTGGGAAACCCGGCAGCATAACGGACCAGCAAGACTCTTTTGTCAAAGCCTTCGACAAATGGCTTAACCTCTACCTGATTTCCCTTTTGCCCGACAACTTCTCCATCAATGACCCCCTCTTTTTTGACTTCCCTCAGTGTTCGCATTTTGGGTTTGCGCGCCTCTTCTGCTTTTTTCTGTTCTTCCTCTCTCCGCTGGCGTTCAGCTTCTGCGGCCTGCCGTTTTTGTTCGGCTACTTCCGCTCTTTGCGCTTCAATCTGTGGCTTTAAGTGTTGCTCGTAGTGGCCGGGAGTAACCAACTGAACAAAGCCCATTGGGTAGAATCGGTAATGGCCCTGCTCATCCGTTTCGAAGGCGAGGCGGCGGGATTTGTACTTCAGTTTCCCGGTATTCCAATTCCCGGTGTTGATATGATCCTCAAACTGCCAATCACCGGTAATACTGTGAAACCCTGATCCGGAGGCCAACCGCAATAAAGGCGCTTCTTTTGCATTTTCCTGCGATAATTTTTTCAATTGGGCAACAATAGCAGGCGTTTCCGCCACTGGATAGGAGGCAAAAAAACTGTGCTCACGTTTCAAATAGGTAGCAGCATGCAGGCTTAGCGCATCAAAAAGTATATCGTAAAATGACCCGCCCTTGAAAACGCGGTTGACCATTGGAGGCAAATAAGGGCTCTTTTTGTTTTTATCCCGATCGTATCTTTCGAACAATTCCTGGTCAAAGGCCAAACGAAACTTGGCTACTGTTCCAATCGGTACGGTTTCAAAAGCTGTTGTAAAACCTGTAGGAGAAAAATAAGGTGTGGTTTCGTTCTTAAATTGATGTTTCCATCCACCCTCCCAGGTACTCGAATGCTTATGCAGGTTAAAGATTTTGGCATTGTATAGTTGTATACTGTCAAAATAAGCATCCGAGCAATGAATAAAGCGCATGATGCTATTTTCGAACTTGCCTATTAAATGCGCATCGGGATCAAAGCGCCTTTCATTTTTTGACTTTTGACCGATAGCCAATTGCTCTGATTCATTGCTTTGCTCAAATAACAGCTTAAAAATGACACTTCTGATAGCACCTTTTATTG
Coding sequences:
- the cas2 gene encoding CRISPR-associated endonuclease Cas2 encodes the protein MARPRKIAYNLKEKLRKIREAGLESQAPDKQRAQEPPEESQPLNERIRQILQLVNRPSDNPYDMLFLVMYDIEDDRVRNHIAKYLLSKGCIRIQKSVYMARTPQQAFQEINDTLREVQQAYDNQDSILLVPVQAATISSMKIIGKDIQVQSLTDPPNTLFY
- a CDS encoding virulence protein E, which translates into the protein MLYFGLNITQPDDELRKIPVERVFQGIARPKDNLRQQVERLRMVRTMDAKQYARLKKQLPYFVCGSFHPPYRRRENFAAIQYFVIDLDHFEQAQLSRREVAERLCQDSRLLLLFTSPGGDGLKLLFKLTAPCFDPGLYALFYKAFLQALALQYQLEKVIDTRTHDTTRACFFSVDPHAYFNPQAESVALEQFFDASLPDAQREVAIAHKALREQSPAGEKTDKEPLSDEVLLQIKQKLNPNFRPRKKRDAYVPPELESVMPRVEQALQELGIGLAKVESIQYGKKLTVAAGQHWAEVNVFFGKRGFSVVKTTKSGSHAELANIAHQLLYELLNGENN
- the cas1 gene encoding CRISPR-associated endonuclease Cas1, with amino-acid sequence MHIILNSYGTSLQREGDRFVIYTQEGKDHIAPSQVRSISVSKGAKVSSDAVLLAIEHEIDLLFIDGMGMPQGRVWSIKYGSISTIRKNQVEFIFSSKAVDWAKELLQYKMDTQIAHLLALETEDDKAQRIIQRAINALEDHKNKLGQAEGEVISDVAPSMRGWEGAASRRYFQALNEVLPPAYRFESRSKHPATDRFNALLNYGYGMLYGKVEGALIKAGIDPYIGVFHRDDYNRPVLVYDVIERYRVWIDFVAIQLCRQDAFPEECFVERNGGVWLEGLGKRILIQSVNDYLAEVVQQQGVERSRAFHIQRYAHQLAKFFQQSVG
- a CDS encoding AAA family ATPase, coding for MPTFQLTHHQTEALAKLQAFTREEGSRCFVLRGYAGTGKTTLVGDYVRWLEKQQVKAVLLATTGRAAKVLAEKTGREASTIHSCIYQFDELEGLDAPAGKGEQLTLQFGVRQQPLYDQEVVYIVDEASMIPNTATTGGQVAKFGSGHLLVDFLAFTRGQRVVFVGDPCQLPPVSAESFSPALSPRYLRDEYEVAVRYAELFEIVRQDAQSEILELAGRFRADILKEQYQKWPKIMAPRQQGAYLHANEQALIEAYMPYLQKRDYPEALMITNANGHCRRLNHRLRLSLQGHKNLQEGELLMVVQNSYYVPLSNGDQVVVKSVKPAGKQAGFTFLEVRLQNVNKPEVYQTLLIRELLYNDFPGLQPDESRRLLIDFDQRMRKEGVKRKSEAYQRAMRTDPYLNALRAKFGYVITCHKAQGGEWPQVFLNIQKSVYVQRDNALYRWFYTALTRASERLHLNDGFWVQGFNQRQPEVAIRQLKQQQRKNQ
- the csm5 gene encoding type III-A CRISPR-associated RAMP protein Csm5; its protein translation is MASEVMDLYIRVRTPVHVGGAQEKHLLGGIDYVAEDGLIHVLDHKKLMQETGQEQYINALSQGPEGISSLIKVRRIEISSVAHTSFEISGMANDYKSMIKEGLYGRPYIPGSSIKGAIRSVIFKLLFEQSNESEQLAIGQKSKNERRFDPDAHLIGKFENSIMRFIHCSDAYFDSIQLYNAKIFNLHKHSSTWEGGWKHQFKNETTPYFSPTGFTTAFETVPIGTVAKFRLAFDQELFERYDRDKNKKSPYLPPMVNRVFKGGSFYDILFDALSLHAATYLKREHSFFASYPVAETPAIVAQLKKLSQENAKEAPLLRLASGSGFHSITGDWQFEDHINTGNWNTGKLKYKSRRLAFETDEQGHYRFYPMGFVQLVTPGHYEQHLKPQIEAQRAEVAEQKRQAAEAERQRREEEQKKAEEARKPKMRTLREVKKEGVIDGEVVGQKGNQVEVKPFVEGFDKRVLLVRYAAGFPNGTIVEVKARLQGKQLTLQPPPKEKK